Proteins from a genomic interval of Hydrotalea sp.:
- a CDS encoding tripartite tricarboxylate transporter TctB family protein encodes MVGHPQHNQGNGVKPVALVYEVFLGLLDFYKPPKPRAYNKNTKYHTAGSGAASILQVLLAVGGVRLYYSLSDIFYRGVLGRGSGGKKIQRAKPRQQPPQDGGEASYPAMALIGFFMLAAAIIFFALLPYQTQTQPNDKLWLTSPRLMPTVALAIIALAGFLLSLRFFTTAQKKASWRAAKNSFAGLGNCLQYLMVFLFYLLAILYIGFSLASIIFGQVVLWLAGLRGARWVRINFLTMLLLVLAIRGLLEIWFPNPLLLELLPDKLSEHIARFL; translated from the coding sequence ATGGTAGGACACCCTCAACATAACCAAGGCAACGGCGTTAAACCCGTTGCCTTGGTTTATGAGGTTTTTCTTGGCTTGCTTGATTTCTACAAGCCCCCTAAACCCCGAGCATACAATAAAAACACAAAATACCATACAGCTGGCAGTGGCGCGGCGAGCATCCTGCAGGTTTTGCTGGCGGTGGGTGGGGTGCGGCTTTATTATTCCCTCAGCGATATTTTTTACCGCGGCGTCTTGGGGCGTGGCAGTGGTGGCAAAAAAATACAACGCGCCAAACCGCGCCAGCAACCACCGCAGGATGGGGGCGAGGCGTCCTACCCGGCGATGGCCTTGATTGGTTTTTTTATGTTGGCGGCGGCGATAATTTTTTTTGCCCTGTTGCCCTATCAAACACAAACGCAACCCAATGATAAATTGTGGCTAACCTCGCCGCGTTTAATGCCGACGGTTGCCTTGGCTATTATTGCGCTCGCCGGTTTTTTGTTGTCCTTGCGGTTTTTTACAACCGCGCAGAAAAAAGCATCTTGGCGGGCGGCAAAAAACAGCTTCGCTGGCCTTGGTAATTGCTTGCAATACCTGATGGTGTTTTTATTTTACCTGTTGGCGATTTTGTATATTGGGTTTTCTTTGGCGTCGATTATTTTTGGCCAGGTTGTTTTGTGGTTGGCCGGTTTGCGCGGCGCGCGATGGGTAAGAATAAATTTTTTAACCATGTTGTTGCTGGTGCTGGCGATTCGCGGCCTGTTGGAAATATGGTTTCCGAACCCGCTGTTGCTGGAATTACTGCCGGACAAGTTGAGCGAGCATATCGCGCGCTTTTTGTAA
- a CDS encoding tripartite tricarboxylate transporter substrate binding protein, giving the protein MILAIVTLLIFLGTSLSVSSARAAGYPERPVTFIVPWPPGDLEDQLTRIIADQFTKTYHVPARVVNISGGGGVIGATRVANAKPDGYTIGSLVKDLVSTQIVNGHAKYDKHSLVPLGVFLTYPFALVTKKTAPYNDVAQLAAYAQRHDVVLGHFGYSALPTIATFKMVRRLRFSFSADATYDNLDCAVLKNGDVDVITTTMGAVLPCIKDIKLLAAYSNQPLSLFPSVKTLDQQVPGLKISLWNGLFVPRGTPPAIADKISTVARAAMQSPRAQKIARETGAEVYWLDGVAATRLSAEAYEESFTDKQ; this is encoded by the coding sequence ATGATTCTGGCCATTGTAACCCTATTGATATTCTTGGGCACATCATTGAGCGTGTCATCGGCGCGTGCCGCCGGTTACCCCGAACGACCGGTAACATTCATTGTGCCCTGGCCGCCGGGCGATTTGGAAGACCAATTAACCCGTATCATCGCCGACCAATTTACCAAAACCTACCACGTGCCGGCGCGGGTGGTTAATATCAGCGGCGGTGGCGGCGTGATAGGGGCGACGCGTGTCGCCAATGCCAAGCCCGACGGCTACACCATCGGGTCGCTGGTTAAGGATTTGGTCAGCACGCAGATTGTTAATGGCCATGCCAAATATGATAAACATAGTCTTGTGCCGCTCGGGGTTTTCCTAACCTATCCCTTTGCGTTGGTGACCAAAAAAACCGCGCCCTATAACGATGTGGCGCAGTTGGCGGCCTACGCCCAGCGGCATGATGTGGTGTTGGGGCATTTTGGCTATTCCGCCCTTCCCACCATTGCCACGTTTAAAATGGTGCGGCGGCTCAGGTTTTCGTTCAGCGCGGATGCAACCTACGACAACCTCGATTGCGCCGTGTTAAAAAATGGCGATGTCGATGTTATAACCACCACCATGGGGGCGGTGTTGCCATGTATCAAGGATATTAAATTGTTGGCGGCCTACAGCAACCAACCGCTTAGCCTTTTCCCATCGGTTAAAACCCTAGACCAGCAGGTTCCCGGGCTTAAAATAAGCTTATGGAATGGTTTGTTCGTGCCGCGCGGCACGCCGCCGGCGATAGCCGATAAAATCAGCACGGTGGCGCGGGCGGCGATGCAATCGCCACGGGCGCAAAAAATAGCCCGCGAAACTGGGGCCGAGGTTTATTGGTTAGATGGCGTTGCCGCCACCCGCCTGTCCGCAGAAGCTTACGAAGAGTCTTTTACCGACAAGCAATAA